One region of Cobetia sp. cqz5-12 genomic DNA includes:
- a CDS encoding PAS domain-containing protein yields the protein MSESFADSRLLQHHYAVVADVLFTLSADGQRLIAMNAAAERLLGYTVRDFLKQPELWLSLVITADRQRLSDFRASMGRFERTTYRMRDRSGQLLLLEECLWSSGVGHPLCGRVTDITQRDKANEQEQQLARAYRLMMVRSRDPMAILLLKDESLVISHANPAWHLYHDAACAHSRLSLEHLYLPHVLRSLERAEPWQCDISLSLPRGESRLSVQMVSLGRSLADEGRQVAVMARDITQVHQRLENVIDQQQRLARRVDETPGAHYATAGEWPPEELEYLSAGSEALTGLSHDLLMASPGLWQARLVPEELAICQQRFDEAVRERHSRLSLCYAFVHVDGRKRYLQDDIQLSYSPEGEVTAVLGKLSDVTQREAHRRQLDNLVQQMRGVVFQCRLSQEGELRYTYLSPVASQLLGLDPQAVIDDPMLLLARIVDHEREQLLVSLQSSARQQSPWEAEVRYQHPDGQERRLACVGLPQVIDSPEGGVIWNGYCDDATARYRIEDELRQSEERYRFILNSVSDLVSIEDSHGICQYISPSVEKLCGYRPQEIIGQEIKQLIHPDDMQRIAQEVHRAACLGEVFRIDFRIQHKAGHTLWFESISTPSMDPVSGRYQRVLSVSRNIHERKLVEQRREHEAMTDAMTGAMTRASFLDTLDTLLSSSSREQMALILFDIDHFKRVNDTHGHAAGDQVLISLGEECRAQLRRDDCFARLGGEEFAVLLTDAGTATGVGMAERLRQQIAALEVRFKSLTLRCTISMGVATPQPGETRDGYLHRADMALYSAKRSGRDRVVLASQSLSEDN from the coding sequence TTGTCTGAATCATTCGCGGATAGTCGTTTGCTGCAGCATCATTATGCTGTCGTGGCAGATGTGTTGTTCACGCTCAGTGCAGATGGTCAGCGCCTGATTGCCATGAATGCAGCGGCGGAACGTCTGCTGGGATATACGGTACGGGATTTTCTCAAGCAGCCGGAGCTCTGGCTTTCGCTGGTGATCACCGCCGACCGGCAGCGGTTGAGTGACTTTCGCGCCTCGATGGGGCGGTTCGAGCGCACGACGTACCGCATGCGGGACCGCAGCGGACAGTTGTTGTTGCTCGAGGAATGCCTGTGGAGTTCCGGCGTGGGGCATCCGTTGTGTGGGCGTGTGACGGATATCACGCAGCGGGACAAGGCCAATGAACAGGAGCAGCAACTGGCGCGTGCCTATCGTCTGATGATGGTGCGCAGCCGTGACCCGATGGCGATCCTGCTGCTCAAGGATGAAAGTCTGGTGATCAGTCATGCCAACCCGGCCTGGCATCTCTATCACGATGCGGCCTGTGCGCATTCCCGCCTCTCGCTTGAGCACCTCTACCTGCCTCATGTCCTGCGTAGCCTCGAGAGAGCCGAACCATGGCAATGCGATATCAGTCTGTCGCTGCCACGAGGGGAATCCAGATTGTCCGTGCAGATGGTCAGTCTGGGACGTTCACTCGCCGATGAGGGGCGTCAGGTGGCCGTGATGGCACGCGACATCACGCAGGTACACCAACGTCTCGAGAATGTGATCGATCAACAGCAGCGTCTGGCGCGGCGGGTGGATGAGACGCCCGGCGCTCACTACGCGACCGCTGGAGAGTGGCCTCCAGAGGAATTGGAGTATCTGTCGGCAGGTAGCGAGGCGCTCACCGGGCTCTCGCATGATCTGCTGATGGCAAGTCCGGGCCTCTGGCAGGCCCGGTTGGTGCCGGAAGAGCTGGCCATCTGCCAGCAGCGCTTCGACGAGGCCGTGCGGGAGCGCCATAGCCGTCTGAGCCTGTGTTACGCCTTCGTGCATGTGGATGGGCGCAAGCGCTATCTCCAGGATGACATCCAGCTGAGTTACTCCCCTGAGGGAGAGGTCACCGCCGTGCTCGGCAAGCTCAGTGACGTCACGCAACGCGAAGCGCATCGGCGCCAACTGGACAACCTTGTCCAGCAGATGCGCGGCGTCGTCTTCCAGTGTCGCCTGAGCCAGGAGGGCGAGCTGCGTTATACCTACCTCTCGCCTGTCGCCTCGCAACTGCTGGGGCTCGACCCGCAGGCCGTCATCGACGATCCCATGCTGCTGCTGGCACGCATCGTGGATCACGAGCGTGAGCAGCTGCTCGTCTCATTGCAGAGCAGCGCCCGGCAGCAATCACCCTGGGAGGCGGAGGTACGCTATCAGCATCCGGATGGTCAGGAACGCAGGTTGGCGTGTGTCGGGCTGCCGCAGGTGATCGACTCCCCCGAAGGCGGCGTGATCTGGAATGGCTATTGTGACGATGCCACCGCCCGATACCGTATCGAGGATGAGCTGCGCCAGAGCGAGGAACGCTATCGCTTCATCCTCAACTCCGTCAGCGATCTGGTCAGCATCGAGGACTCCCACGGGATCTGTCAGTACATCAGTCCCTCGGTGGAAAAGCTCTGCGGTTATCGCCCGCAGGAGATCATCGGCCAGGAGATCAAGCAGCTGATCCACCCTGATGACATGCAGCGCATCGCGCAGGAAGTCCATCGTGCCGCCTGTCTCGGTGAGGTGTTTCGAATCGACTTCAGGATTCAGCACAAGGCCGGGCATACCCTGTGGTTCGAGTCGATCTCGACGCCCTCGATGGACCCCGTCTCCGGGCGTTATCAGCGCGTGCTGTCGGTGTCGCGCAACATTCATGAGCGCAAGCTGGTCGAACAGCGCCGTGAGCATGAAGCGATGACGGACGCGATGACGGGCGCCATGACCCGCGCCAGCTTCCTCGACACGCTCGATACCCTGCTGAGTTCGTCATCGCGGGAGCAGATGGCGTTGATCCTGTTTGATATCGACCACTTCAAGCGCGTCAATGACACTCACGGCCATGCGGCGGGTGATCAGGTGCTGATCAGTCTTGGCGAGGAGTGTCGTGCCCAGCTGCGGCGCGACGACTGCTTTGCGCGTCTGGGCGGCGAGGAATTTGCCGTGCTGCTTACCGACGCCGGCACGGCCACCGGTGTC
- the gap gene encoding type I glyceraldehyde-3-phosphate dehydrogenase, which produces MTLRVAINGFGRIGRNVLRALYEGQYNDRIQVVAINDLGDPKLNAHLLSRDTVHGRFAETVSHDEENLFVGDDKIRILAERDPAQLPWSSLDIDLVMECTGLFTKRAAAAKHIEAGAKRVLISAPSGDADATVVFGVNEDVLKAEHQVVSNASCTTNCLAPVAKALNDEVGIENGLMTTIHAYTNDQNLSDVYHSDPYRARSATHSMIPTKTGAAAAVGLVLPELNGKLDGLAIRVPVINVSLVDLTFTASRDTSIEEINAIVAKAAEGSSVLAVNELPLVSIDFNHDAHSSTFDSNHTRVSEDRLVKVMAWYDNEWGFSNRMLDTALAMQAAK; this is translated from the coding sequence ATGACATTACGCGTCGCCATCAATGGTTTTGGTCGCATCGGTCGCAACGTGCTGCGTGCGCTGTATGAAGGTCAGTACAACGACCGTATCCAGGTCGTCGCCATCAATGATCTGGGTGATCCGAAGCTCAACGCTCACCTGCTGAGCCGCGATACCGTCCATGGCCGTTTCGCCGAAACCGTCTCGCACGACGAAGAGAACCTGTTCGTCGGTGACGACAAGATCCGCATCCTGGCCGAGCGTGACCCGGCCCAGCTGCCGTGGTCCAGCCTGGACATCGACCTGGTGATGGAATGCACCGGTCTGTTCACCAAGCGTGCAGCCGCTGCCAAGCACATCGAAGCCGGCGCCAAGCGTGTGCTGATCTCCGCGCCGAGCGGTGATGCCGATGCGACCGTCGTGTTCGGCGTCAACGAAGATGTGCTGAAGGCCGAGCATCAGGTCGTCTCCAACGCGTCCTGCACCACCAACTGCCTGGCGCCGGTCGCCAAGGCGCTGAATGATGAAGTCGGCATCGAGAATGGCCTGATGACTACCATTCACGCCTACACCAACGATCAGAACCTGTCGGATGTCTACCACTCCGACCCGTACCGTGCCCGCAGCGCGACCCATTCCATGATTCCGACCAAGACCGGTGCCGCCGCGGCGGTGGGGCTGGTGCTGCCGGAACTGAACGGCAAGCTGGATGGCCTGGCGATCCGCGTGCCGGTCATCAATGTGTCGCTGGTCGATCTGACCTTCACCGCGTCGCGTGATACCTCCATCGAAGAGATCAACGCCATCGTGGCCAAGGCCGCCGAAGGCTCCAGCGTGCTGGCCGTCAACGAGCTGCCGCTGGTGTCCATCGACTTCAATCACGATGCACACTCTTCCACCTTCGACAGCAATCACACTCGCGTCAGCGAAGATCGCCTGGTCAAGGTCATGGCGTGGTACGACAACGAGTGGGGCTTCTCCAACCGTATGCTCGACACTGCGCTGGCAATGCAAGCCGCCAAGTAA
- the edd gene encoding phosphogluconate dehydratase gives MSVNQTVEHVTQRIIDRSRERRAAYEQLMESQQRRGVHRSELSCGNLAHGFAACGETDKNRLKLMNSANLGIISSYNDMLSAHQPFEDYPRIIKEAVQAMGSTAQFAGGVPAMCDGVTQGQPGMELSLFSRDLIAMAAAVGLSHNMFDGALFLGVCDKIVPGLFIAAARFGHLPTLFVPAGPMPSGLPNNEKARVRQLFAEGKVGRDALLEAESASYHSPGTCTFYGTANSNQLMVELMGLHLPGASFVNPGTPLREALTRHAAEQTIRNSEVGGDYRPFYRQIDARAIVNAMVGLLASGGSTNHTLHLVAMAGAAGVTITWDDFTELSAVVPSLTRIYPNGQADINHFQAAGGMSFLIRELLKAGLLHDIPTQDGGTLAGYVREPFLENGKLVWKDGPTDSLDEDVLRPVANPFAPTGGLTVLDGNLGRGVIKVSAVKEEHRLVEAPVKLFSDQDEMKAAFEAGELEQDMVAVVRYQGPRANGMPELHKLTPYLGILQDRGFKVALVTDGRMSGASGKVPAAIHMTPEALDGGPLARLREGDVVRLDANAGTLTALVDEAEWAEREAETITRDSYHHGLGRELFSGMRSLVGGAEEGASSFAGYGDLPGSGHDLM, from the coding sequence ATGTCAGTCAACCAGACCGTAGAGCACGTGACCCAGCGCATCATCGACCGCTCCCGCGAACGCCGCGCCGCCTATGAGCAGTTGATGGAAAGCCAGCAGCGCCGCGGCGTACACCGCTCCGAGCTCTCCTGCGGCAACCTGGCGCACGGCTTTGCCGCCTGTGGCGAGACCGACAAGAATCGTCTCAAGCTGATGAACTCGGCCAACCTGGGCATTATTTCGTCATATAACGACATGTTGTCCGCCCACCAGCCGTTCGAGGACTATCCGCGCATCATCAAGGAAGCCGTCCAGGCGATGGGCTCCACCGCCCAGTTCGCCGGCGGCGTGCCCGCGATGTGCGATGGCGTGACCCAGGGACAGCCCGGCATGGAGCTATCGCTGTTCTCACGCGACCTGATCGCCATGGCAGCCGCTGTCGGCCTGTCGCACAACATGTTCGATGGCGCTCTTTTCCTCGGCGTGTGTGACAAGATCGTCCCGGGCCTGTTCATCGCCGCCGCACGCTTCGGTCACCTGCCGACGCTGTTCGTGCCGGCCGGCCCGATGCCCTCCGGCCTGCCCAACAACGAGAAGGCGCGTGTTCGCCAGCTGTTCGCCGAAGGCAAGGTCGGCCGCGATGCGCTGCTGGAAGCCGAGTCCGCGTCCTACCACAGCCCGGGCACCTGCACCTTCTATGGCACCGCCAACTCCAATCAGCTGATGGTCGAGCTGATGGGCCTGCACCTGCCGGGCGCATCCTTCGTCAATCCGGGCACCCCGCTGCGCGAAGCCCTGACGCGTCACGCCGCCGAGCAGACCATCCGCAACAGTGAAGTCGGCGGCGACTACCGTCCCTTCTATCGCCAGATCGATGCCCGCGCCATCGTCAATGCCATGGTCGGCCTGCTGGCCTCCGGCGGCTCCACCAACCACACCCTGCACCTGGTCGCGATGGCCGGCGCAGCAGGCGTGACCATCACCTGGGATGACTTCACCGAGCTTTCCGCGGTGGTGCCGAGCCTGACGCGCATCTACCCGAACGGCCAGGCCGACATCAATCACTTCCAGGCGGCTGGCGGCATGAGCTTCCTGATCCGTGAACTGCTCAAGGCGGGTCTGCTCCACGACATCCCCACCCAGGACGGCGGCACCCTGGCCGGCTATGTCCGCGAGCCCTTCCTCGAGAACGGCAAGCTGGTATGGAAGGACGGCCCCACCGACAGCCTCGACGAAGATGTGCTGCGTCCGGTGGCCAACCCCTTCGCCCCGACAGGCGGCCTGACCGTGCTGGACGGCAACCTGGGCCGTGGCGTGATCAAGGTCTCTGCCGTCAAGGAAGAGCATCGTCTCGTCGAAGCGCCGGTGAAGCTGTTCAGTGACCAGGATGAGATGAAGGCCGCCTTCGAAGCCGGCGAGCTGGAGCAGGACATGGTCGCCGTGGTGCGCTACCAGGGTCCGCGTGCCAACGGCATGCCGGAACTGCACAAGCTGACGCCCTACCTTGGCATCCTGCAGGACCGCGGCTTCAAGGTCGCATTGGTGACGGATGGCCGCATGTCTGGCGCCTCGGGCAAGGTCCCGGCCGCCATTCACATGACGCCGGAAGCGCTCGACGGTGGTCCGCTGGCCCGCCTGCGCGAAGGTGACGTGGTCCGCCTGGATGCCAATGCCGGCACCCTCACGGCGCTGGTCGATGAAGCCGAATGGGCCGAGCGCGAGGCCGAGACCATCACTCGCGACAGCTATCATCACGGCCTGGGCCGCGAGCTGTTCTCCGGCATGCGTTCACTGGTCGGCGGTGCAGAGGAAGGCGCCTCCAGCTTTGCGGGCTACGGCGATCTGCCGGGCAGCGGCCACGACCTGATGTGA
- the glk gene encoding glucokinase: MTRDTSHRLALVGDIGGTNARLALVQPGSHTLQHIQTLACAEHAGLEEAIQAYYRMLGLSEAERPVEACLAFACPVHDERVSMTNNHWTFLKREVRESLGLERFKCLNDFTAMALGVPHIEASERLAIGEELTAGSGDAASPRLVIGPGTGLGVAGLVRGTHNWIPLATEGGHASFAPTDEVEDGLLGIFRRRHGRVSVERLLCGQGMLEIYQALGELRGLPTPLDSAASVSQAAHEHLHHDEPQNALAFDAVMRFMKILGAVAGDAALTLGARGGVYLCGGVLPRNLDLLMRSDFRHAFTDKNRLSRYNAAIPTWVVTAPWTGLLGAAEALHNEEVA; the protein is encoded by the coding sequence ATGACCCGCGACACCTCCCATCGCCTTGCTCTGGTAGGCGATATCGGTGGCACCAATGCCCGGCTGGCACTCGTCCAGCCGGGTAGCCACACCCTGCAGCACATCCAGACGCTCGCCTGCGCCGAGCATGCAGGACTCGAGGAGGCCATCCAGGCCTACTATCGGATGCTGGGCCTGTCAGAGGCCGAGCGACCCGTCGAGGCCTGCCTGGCCTTTGCCTGCCCCGTGCATGATGAACGCGTCAGCATGACCAACAATCACTGGACGTTTCTCAAGCGCGAGGTGCGCGAATCATTGGGGCTTGAGCGCTTCAAGTGCCTCAATGATTTCACCGCCATGGCGCTGGGCGTGCCACACATCGAGGCCAGCGAACGCCTGGCCATCGGTGAGGAGCTCACCGCAGGAAGTGGTGACGCGGCCTCGCCACGCCTGGTGATCGGCCCCGGCACCGGGCTGGGTGTCGCGGGTCTGGTGCGCGGCACGCACAACTGGATTCCGCTCGCGACCGAAGGGGGGCATGCAAGCTTCGCCCCTACCGACGAGGTCGAGGATGGCCTGCTCGGTATCTTCCGCCGTCGCCATGGTCGCGTCTCGGTGGAGCGCCTGCTGTGTGGCCAGGGCATGCTCGAGATCTATCAGGCCCTGGGCGAGCTTCGCGGCCTGCCGACACCTCTCGACAGTGCTGCCAGTGTCAGTCAGGCAGCGCATGAGCACCTGCATCACGATGAACCGCAGAATGCTCTCGCCTTTGATGCCGTGATGCGCTTCATGAAGATTCTTGGCGCGGTCGCCGGCGATGCAGCACTCACGCTGGGGGCGCGTGGCGGGGTCTATCTGTGCGGTGGCGTGCTGCCGCGCAACCTGGATCTGCTGATGCGCAGCGATTTCCGCCACGCCTTCACCGACAAGAATCGTCTGAGCCGTTACAATGCCGCGATACCCACCTGGGTGGTGACCGCGCCGTGGACCGGCCTGCTGGGTGCCGCCGAGGCTCTGCACAACGAAGAGGTGGCATGA
- a CDS encoding D-hexose-6-phosphate mutarotase encodes MIPESLRALIADTADQRTVEWQGRSLLILNQEWGELVVCHQGAQVLHYQPTGDSPWLWVTETPAAQPGSIRGGIPLCWPWFADEYPEGESELHGPARKADWRIDAVDEEEEGVEIHASPVSALHAALSPRVVIFASRRFLKVELITENRGDAPIKMTGALHTYFAVPNAFECRVTGLAGASYLDKRQDFSRFDQQGELGIRGPLDRIYQTSQVQVLEDGKRQLRIAKQGSDSTVVWHPGDAPPADTSVENARGFLCVETACTRLDPVWLPPGAQHLLAQHISLLSGDETSGE; translated from the coding sequence ATGATCCCCGAAAGTCTGCGCGCACTGATCGCCGACACCGCTGACCAACGCACTGTCGAATGGCAGGGCCGCTCGCTGTTGATCCTCAACCAGGAGTGGGGCGAGCTGGTGGTCTGCCACCAGGGGGCTCAGGTGTTGCACTATCAGCCAACGGGCGATTCTCCCTGGCTGTGGGTGACGGAAACGCCCGCCGCCCAGCCGGGCAGCATTCGTGGCGGCATTCCGCTGTGCTGGCCCTGGTTCGCAGATGAATACCCCGAAGGCGAAAGCGAACTGCATGGCCCCGCTCGCAAGGCCGACTGGCGCATCGATGCGGTGGACGAGGAAGAGGAAGGCGTCGAGATCCATGCCTCGCCGGTCTCAGCGCTGCATGCCGCCCTCTCTCCTCGCGTGGTGATCTTTGCCAGCCGCCGCTTCCTCAAGGTCGAGCTGATCACGGAAAACCGTGGCGACGCCCCGATCAAGATGACCGGCGCGCTGCATACCTACTTCGCAGTGCCGAATGCCTTCGAGTGTCGTGTCACCGGTCTGGCCGGCGCCAGTTATCTGGACAAGCGCCAGGACTTCTCGCGCTTCGACCAGCAGGGCGAACTGGGCATACGCGGCCCGCTGGACCGCATCTACCAGACCAGCCAGGTTCAGGTGCTCGAAGACGGCAAGCGTCAGCTGCGTATCGCCAAGCAGGGTTCTGACTCCACGGTGGTCTGGCACCCGGGAGACGCGCCGCCGGCCGACACCAGCGTCGAGAATGCACGCGGCTTCCTGTGTGTCGAGACCGCCTGCACGCGCCTCGATCCGGTCTGGCTGCCGCCGGGCGCTCAGCACCTGCTGGCTCAGCACATCTCACTGCTGAGCGGTGATGAGACGAGCGGCGAGTGA
- the pgi gene encoding glucose-6-phosphate isomerase, producing MLQLTRSVSWQALTRLGEVTRNDRIRDYFAADPKRFEKMSLRVGGLFLDYSKHHISDEVMEALVELAEHSALVQRRAQMFSGDIINVTENRPVLHTALRSQTNTPVIVDGKDVMPEIHKTREQIRAFSEAVRSGEWKGFDGQRIRDVVNIGIGGSDLGPNMACRALLKHRHPEINFHFVSNVDGNHIQKVLKRLDPATTLFIVSTKTFSTQETLLNAKTARRWFLEHAGQDADVGAHFVAASTNRKAAKEFGIREENVFEFWAWVGGRYSMWSSIGLPIALSIGYEGFMELLEGAHEMDQHFINAPMAENMPVLMALIGIWYINFMGAETQAIVPYDQALHQLPAFLQQLDMESNGKSVDIFGRPVDYKTGPIVWGETGSNGQHAFFQLLHQGTRYVPIDFIASLKPEPGTEEHHFALITNMLAQANAFMEGSQDGSNLDPHYNCPGNRPSSTLLLDEMTPRNLGALIALYEHKVFVQGVIWNINSFDQWGVQLGKRIAGEISARIDTDVKAFDPSTQGLLALVREHFPAGGATQADDSNDKPGKKAKGSTTTTRKETSS from the coding sequence ATGCTGCAATTGACCCGTAGTGTTTCCTGGCAGGCGCTGACCCGGCTGGGCGAGGTGACCCGCAACGACCGCATCCGCGATTACTTCGCGGCGGATCCCAAGCGCTTCGAGAAGATGAGCCTGCGCGTCGGCGGCCTGTTCCTCGACTACTCCAAGCACCACATCTCCGATGAGGTGATGGAGGCGCTGGTCGAACTGGCTGAGCACTCTGCACTCGTTCAACGTCGCGCGCAGATGTTCTCCGGCGACATCATCAACGTCACCGAGAATCGCCCGGTGCTGCACACCGCACTGCGCAGCCAGACCAACACGCCGGTCATCGTCGATGGCAAGGACGTGATGCCGGAAATCCACAAGACGCGTGAGCAGATCCGCGCCTTCTCGGAAGCCGTGCGCAGCGGTGAATGGAAAGGCTTCGACGGCCAGCGGATTCGCGACGTGGTCAACATCGGCATCGGCGGCTCTGATCTGGGCCCCAACATGGCCTGCCGTGCGCTGCTCAAGCATCGCCACCCGGAAATCAATTTCCACTTCGTCTCCAACGTCGATGGCAACCACATCCAGAAGGTGCTCAAGCGCCTGGATCCGGCCACCACGCTGTTCATCGTCTCCACCAAGACCTTCTCCACCCAGGAAACCCTGCTCAACGCCAAGACGGCGCGCCGCTGGTTCCTGGAGCACGCCGGTCAGGATGCCGACGTCGGCGCCCACTTCGTCGCGGCCTCCACCAACCGCAAGGCGGCCAAGGAATTCGGCATTCGCGAAGAGAACGTCTTCGAATTCTGGGCCTGGGTTGGCGGTCGTTATTCCATGTGGTCTTCCATCGGCCTGCCCATTGCCCTGTCCATCGGCTATGAAGGCTTCATGGAGCTGCTGGAAGGCGCCCATGAGATGGACCAGCACTTCATCAATGCCCCGATGGCCGAGAACATGCCGGTCCTGATGGCGCTGATCGGCATCTGGTACATCAACTTCATGGGTGCCGAGACCCAGGCCATCGTGCCCTACGATCAGGCCCTGCATCAGCTGCCTGCCTTCCTGCAGCAGCTGGACATGGAATCCAACGGCAAGTCAGTCGACATCTTCGGCCGCCCGGTGGACTACAAGACCGGCCCGATCGTCTGGGGCGAGACCGGCTCCAACGGTCAGCATGCCTTCTTCCAGCTGCTGCACCAGGGCACTCGCTACGTGCCCATCGACTTCATCGCTTCGCTGAAGCCGGAGCCGGGCACCGAAGAGCACCACTTCGCGCTGATCACCAACATGCTGGCGCAGGCCAACGCCTTCATGGAAGGCAGCCAGGATGGCAGCAACCTCGATCCGCACTACAATTGCCCGGGCAACCGCCCGTCGAGCACCCTGCTGCTGGATGAGATGACCCCGCGCAACCTCGGCGCACTGATCGCCCTCTACGAGCACAAGGTCTTCGTGCAGGGCGTGATCTGGAACATCAACTCCTTCGACCAGTGGGGCGTGCAGCTCGGCAAGCGCATCGCCGGGGAAATCAGCGCGCGTATCGATACCGACGTGAAGGCCTTCGATCCGTCCACCCAGGGTCTGCTGGCACTGGTCCGCGAGCACTTCCCTGCCGGTGGCGCCACCCAGGCGGATGACAGCAACGACAAGCCGGGCAAGAAAGCCAAAGGCTCCACGACGACCACTCGCAAGGAAACCTCCTCCTGA